The Fimbriimonas ginsengisoli Gsoil 348 genome window below encodes:
- a CDS encoding family 10 glycosylhydrolase yields the protein MVLLLAVVALGQAKMSLQSRFEPGTALPGISPVVIDGFLDGMGVAQPLARNRGIQARILWIDATANIDRYNSDAKVAALVDKVKSVGFNTVVFDIKPISGQVVYKSAIAPKLEVWRDKRLPIDYDPLAAMCRETKRVGLSLIVSLNAFSEGHRLFKVGPGYELPEHQTVIYEPKPVVVVGSERFPLAAKLDVLESNAVSVFTSAARVPSGGTVVTVRKNGVMDRISNVATAPPAGGVTMFGSGTAGEFLRRQASVGQRVAFDTEATFLPMAQSQATQYPLMMNPNDPEVRSRELAILREVATRYPVDGMVFDDRLRYAGIDADFSEVTRQQFEAVVAQKLNWPDDVFKFTVTQNLTRGVRPGRFYDQWMAWRAAKVTDFLGEVRRTITAARPGIRLGMYVGSWYGEYAPLGNNYASPKAEPAFWFTSRNYRRSGDAHLVDFVIPGCYYTTATIHEAMSKGLNIGSTVEASAHLAYRLVRDEAWTYAGLSLIDFKGDPDGLANALQAACSATQGVMVFDLSHDIEPMWPVFARAFAQPARPPHMTSLLADVRRTRASLDRMGVKPPPITIASGSAGTGQ from the coding sequence ATGGTCTTGCTATTGGCAGTTGTGGCGTTGGGGCAGGCAAAGATGTCGCTCCAGTCCCGATTCGAGCCGGGAACGGCCCTGCCGGGGATCTCGCCGGTTGTTATCGACGGGTTCCTGGATGGGATGGGGGTGGCCCAGCCGCTGGCCCGAAACCGGGGGATTCAGGCCCGGATCCTCTGGATCGACGCGACGGCGAACATCGACCGGTACAACAGCGACGCCAAGGTGGCAGCGCTTGTGGACAAGGTCAAGTCGGTCGGATTTAACACGGTGGTGTTCGACATCAAGCCGATCTCCGGGCAGGTCGTGTACAAGTCGGCCATCGCCCCGAAACTCGAAGTTTGGCGAGACAAGCGCCTGCCGATCGACTACGATCCGTTGGCGGCGATGTGCCGGGAGACCAAGCGCGTCGGCTTGAGCCTGATCGTCAGCCTCAACGCCTTCAGCGAAGGGCACCGGCTGTTTAAGGTCGGTCCCGGCTACGAACTCCCGGAGCATCAGACGGTGATCTACGAGCCGAAGCCGGTGGTCGTCGTCGGCTCGGAGCGGTTTCCGCTGGCGGCGAAGCTGGATGTGCTCGAATCGAACGCGGTGAGCGTTTTCACGTCGGCCGCGCGCGTGCCTTCGGGGGGAACCGTGGTGACGGTGCGAAAGAACGGCGTCATGGACCGGATCTCAAACGTGGCGACCGCCCCGCCGGCGGGCGGCGTGACGATGTTCGGCTCCGGGACCGCCGGCGAATTCCTGCGCCGTCAGGCGTCGGTTGGGCAACGCGTCGCCTTCGATACGGAGGCGACCTTCCTTCCCATGGCCCAGAGCCAGGCGACGCAGTACCCCCTGATGATGAACCCGAACGATCCGGAAGTCCGGTCGCGGGAGCTTGCGATCTTGCGGGAGGTGGCGACCCGATATCCGGTCGACGGGATGGTGTTCGACGACCGGCTTCGTTATGCGGGAATCGACGCCGACTTCAGCGAAGTCACTCGCCAACAGTTCGAGGCGGTCGTGGCACAGAAGCTGAATTGGCCGGACGACGTTTTCAAGTTCACGGTGACCCAAAACCTGACCCGGGGCGTCCGTCCGGGCCGGTTCTATGACCAATGGATGGCTTGGCGAGCCGCGAAGGTGACCGACTTCCTCGGCGAGGTTCGGCGAACGATCACGGCGGCCCGGCCGGGAATCCGGCTCGGAATGTACGTCGGCTCCTGGTACGGGGAGTACGCGCCGCTCGGTAACAACTACGCATCGCCGAAGGCGGAGCCGGCGTTTTGGTTTACGTCGCGAAACTACCGGCGATCGGGCGACGCACATTTGGTCGATTTCGTTATTCCGGGCTGCTACTACACCACCGCGACGATCCACGAGGCGATGTCTAAGGGGCTGAACATCGGCAGTACGGTGGAAGCCTCCGCTCACCTGGCGTACCGCCTCGTTCGCGACGAGGCGTGGACCTACGCCGGCTTATCGCTGATCGACTTTAAGGGCGATCCGGACGGCCTTGCGAACGCCCTCCAGGCCGCTTGTTCGGCGACGCAGGGGGTCATGGTGTTCGACCTGTCGCACGATATCGAGCCGATGTGGCCAGTCTTCGCCCGCGCTTTCGCGCAACCGGCTCGACCGCCTCACATGACGTCGCTGTTAGCGGACGTCCGCCGGACGCGGGCGTCCCTCGACCGTATGGGGGTGAAACCGCCCCCGATCACCATCGCCTCGGGGTCGGCCGGCACCGGCCAATAA
- the acs gene encoding acetate--CoA ligase yields the protein MSETIQTLLSEERRFAPSPEFAAQANANDPAIYERADADYEAWWKGWADQLDWFEPYHTVCEFKAPNAKWFLGGKLNAAYNCVDRHAERTPDKRAIVFEGEPGDSRTITYRELKDEVSRFANALMQLGVERGDRVCIYMPMVPELAIAMLACARIGAAHSVVFGGFSADSLQERTNDAQCKVIVTADGGWRRGSIVPLKRTVDEALEKGCPSVHKVIVLERIGPDATNPVAMVSGRDIWWSEIVSVQSTDCPCASMDSEDLLYILYTSGSTGKPKGITHTTGGYLTGTMATSKLALDLKDDDLHFCTADCGWVTGHSYIVYGPMACGATVLMYEGAPDTPEKDRFWRIIEKHRATILYTAPTAIRAFMKWGAEYPRRCDLSSLRLLGSVGEPINPEAWIWYQEEIGGGRCPVIDTWWQTETGAMMITPLPGITETKPGSATRTFPGISARIYNEEGMDITPADGSRHEVGGFLVLDRPWPSMTRGIFNDPDRFEKTYWSKFPGRYFAGDGAKLDEDGYFWLLGRVDDIMLVAGHNISTMEVESALVSHPAVAEAAVIGKTHELKGQAIAAFVILRSDHRHDGDPAHLVNEIKAHVAHKIGPIARPDDVFITAELPKTRSGKIMRRLLRDVAEGRALGDTTTLADPNVVASLKDKYESTES from the coding sequence ATGTCAGAGACGATCCAGACGCTGTTATCGGAGGAGCGCCGGTTCGCGCCCTCGCCCGAGTTCGCCGCCCAGGCCAACGCCAACGACCCCGCCATCTACGAGCGGGCGGACGCCGACTACGAAGCGTGGTGGAAGGGCTGGGCCGACCAGCTCGATTGGTTCGAGCCGTATCACACGGTGTGCGAATTCAAGGCCCCGAACGCCAAATGGTTCCTCGGCGGCAAGCTGAACGCCGCCTATAACTGCGTCGACCGGCACGCCGAGCGAACGCCGGATAAGCGGGCGATCGTCTTCGAAGGCGAGCCGGGCGACAGCCGAACGATCACCTATCGCGAGCTGAAGGACGAGGTCTCCCGCTTTGCCAATGCGCTGATGCAGCTCGGCGTCGAGCGAGGCGATCGGGTTTGCATCTACATGCCGATGGTGCCGGAGCTCGCGATTGCCATGCTCGCCTGCGCCCGGATCGGCGCCGCACACTCCGTGGTCTTTGGTGGATTCTCCGCCGATTCGCTCCAGGAGCGCACCAACGATGCCCAATGCAAGGTGATCGTCACCGCGGACGGCGGCTGGCGGCGCGGCAGCATCGTTCCGCTGAAACGGACGGTGGACGAGGCGCTCGAAAAGGGGTGCCCGAGTGTTCACAAGGTGATCGTCTTGGAGCGAATCGGCCCCGATGCCACGAACCCGGTGGCGATGGTCTCAGGCCGGGACATTTGGTGGAGCGAGATCGTCTCCGTTCAGTCCACCGACTGCCCTTGCGCCTCTATGGACAGCGAGGATCTACTCTACATCCTCTACACCTCCGGTTCCACCGGCAAGCCGAAGGGGATTACGCATACGACGGGCGGCTACCTTACCGGCACGATGGCCACCAGCAAGCTGGCGCTCGACCTGAAGGACGACGACCTCCACTTCTGCACCGCCGACTGCGGCTGGGTCACCGGCCATAGCTACATCGTCTACGGCCCGATGGCATGCGGCGCGACCGTCTTGATGTACGAAGGCGCGCCCGATACGCCCGAGAAAGACCGCTTCTGGCGGATCATCGAGAAGCATCGCGCCACGATTCTCTACACCGCGCCGACCGCGATCCGTGCTTTCATGAAGTGGGGCGCCGAGTACCCCCGACGATGCGATCTGTCTTCGCTCCGCCTTCTTGGTTCGGTCGGCGAACCGATCAACCCCGAAGCGTGGATCTGGTACCAGGAGGAGATCGGCGGGGGGCGCTGCCCGGTAATCGACACCTGGTGGCAGACTGAAACCGGGGCGATGATGATCACCCCGCTCCCGGGCATTACCGAGACGAAGCCCGGCTCCGCCACCCGCACCTTCCCCGGCATTTCGGCCCGGATTTATAACGAAGAGGGGATGGACATTACTCCGGCCGACGGCTCTCGACACGAAGTCGGCGGGTTCCTGGTGCTCGATCGCCCTTGGCCATCGATGACCCGCGGCATCTTCAACGATCCGGACCGGTTCGAGAAGACGTATTGGTCGAAGTTCCCCGGCCGCTACTTCGCCGGCGACGGGGCGAAGCTCGACGAGGACGGCTACTTCTGGCTCCTCGGCCGGGTCGACGACATCATGCTCGTCGCCGGCCATAACATTTCGACGATGGAAGTCGAGTCGGCCCTTGTCAGCCACCCGGCGGTCGCCGAGGCGGCGGTCATCGGTAAGACGCACGAGCTCAAGGGCCAGGCGATCGCGGCCTTCGTCATCCTTCGTTCGGACCACCGGCACGACGGAGACCCCGCCCACCTCGTAAACGAGATCAAAGCCCACGTCGCCCACAAGATCGGCCCCATCGCTAGGCCGGACGACGTCTTCATCACCGCCGAGCTCCCGAAAACCCGAAGCGGAAAAATCATGCGCCGCCTCCTGCGAGACGTGGCTGAAGGCCGCGCCCTCGGCGACACCACCACCTTAGCCGACCCCAACGTGGTCGCCTCGCTAAAAGACAAGTATGAAAGCACCGAAAGCTAA
- a CDS encoding SLC13 family permease, with amino-acid sequence MRSVARIASPVIAFILAYLLLQGFGPTKALVGATFAATVILWITELMPLAVTALLSTSALVLVAGVKDKEAFAAYGDPIIPLFIGSFLLARAMELSGLSDRFAYQMMRMRWANSPAGLLLALAVVGCSLSLLISNTAVTAMMLPIGLSVLSTVERRSQTPYAVAVMLTLTWASSVAVGIPVGTPPNLIGRGLIEKATNVRISTLQWMGFAMPITIVVLLVSWGILWVMFGKGAPKTEAAGTEARTRLREMGPMRQSEKVVLLSFCLALFLWILPSLAEMVFDKKAPATLWLQGRVTEAVAALVAASLLFLLPAKDRPSGRALTWTEGTQIEWGTILLFGGGIALGQALFSSGLAKDLGDIAARASGAHSLWSITALCIAASIILSELASNTAAATTLVPVAIGLAQGAHVSPIAPALGAAIGASFGFMLPVSTAPNAIVYSSGLVPAKDMMRAGILLDVVGFVSIFVCLRIFLPMLGLA; translated from the coding sequence ATGCGCAGCGTTGCTCGAATTGCTTCCCCGGTCATCGCATTCATCCTCGCCTATCTGCTTCTTCAGGGGTTTGGTCCGACGAAGGCGTTGGTCGGAGCAACCTTCGCGGCCACCGTCATTCTGTGGATTACCGAGCTGATGCCTCTCGCGGTAACGGCGCTCCTCAGCACCTCCGCGCTGGTACTAGTGGCGGGGGTTAAGGACAAGGAAGCGTTCGCCGCCTACGGCGATCCGATCATTCCGCTCTTTATCGGCAGCTTCCTCCTCGCGCGGGCAATGGAGCTGAGCGGGCTTAGCGACCGGTTCGCCTATCAGATGATGCGGATGAGGTGGGCGAATTCGCCGGCGGGCCTGCTGCTCGCCCTAGCGGTCGTCGGGTGTTCGCTTTCGCTCCTCATCTCGAACACCGCGGTTACCGCGATGATGCTGCCGATCGGCCTCTCCGTCCTCAGCACGGTCGAGCGGCGCAGCCAGACTCCGTATGCGGTCGCCGTGATGTTGACGCTGACCTGGGCCTCCAGCGTCGCGGTCGGCATCCCGGTCGGGACTCCTCCCAACCTGATCGGCCGCGGCCTGATCGAGAAAGCGACGAACGTCCGGATCTCGACGCTGCAATGGATGGGGTTCGCGATGCCGATCACGATCGTGGTCCTCCTAGTTTCATGGGGGATTCTTTGGGTGATGTTCGGCAAGGGAGCGCCAAAGACGGAGGCAGCGGGAACCGAGGCGCGTACCCGCCTTCGGGAGATGGGGCCGATGCGGCAGAGCGAGAAAGTCGTGCTGCTCTCTTTCTGTCTCGCTCTCTTCCTTTGGATTCTCCCCAGCCTCGCCGAAATGGTTTTCGATAAGAAAGCGCCCGCCACCCTTTGGCTGCAGGGCCGGGTCACGGAAGCGGTCGCTGCCCTGGTGGCAGCCTCGCTTCTCTTCCTCTTGCCGGCGAAAGACCGGCCCTCGGGGCGAGCCCTTACCTGGACGGAGGGGACTCAGATCGAATGGGGAACGATTCTTTTGTTTGGAGGCGGGATCGCCTTGGGCCAGGCGCTGTTCTCAAGCGGTCTCGCCAAGGATTTGGGGGACATCGCCGCGCGGGCGTCGGGGGCTCACTCCTTATGGAGCATCACCGCTCTCTGCATCGCGGCTTCTATTATCTTAAGCGAGCTTGCCAGCAACACGGCGGCGGCGACCACGCTTGTTCCGGTGGCGATCGGACTGGCTCAGGGCGCTCACGTCAGCCCGATCGCTCCGGCCCTCGGAGCGGCGATCGGCGCCTCCTTCGGCTTCATGCTTCCGGTCAGCACGGCTCCGAATGCGATCGTCTACTCGTCGGGTCTGGTGCCGGCCAAAGACATGATGCGCGCGGGCATTCTACTGGACGTCGTCGGCTTTGTCTCGATCTTCGTCTGCCTCCGCATCTTTTTGCCGATGCTGGGTCTGGCTTGA
- a CDS encoding WD40 repeat domain-containing protein has translation MNHVVYSPSGSLIATSDVRMNVAVHRGDEVVLSRSFESLSQKIRPTDRVRGLQFSPDDRTLYVAAGDTLRAINLANGRETWSYTPPRSFGFLIVSPIALSVSGTGDVAAAFDNGSIAVWDAFGGMRALWHDNDSPRSLFFMKDGSLLAGTDSFSLCAWDIVSRKKVFKRRLHERVFGMAASAFATVVATRALRTASLWNLESGEELMSISVGSGLPLVEFHPRKEIVALGTHDAIEMVDFDACPFARFSIEDARVISMAFSPDGNELAVGCSDERLRRFPL, from the coding sequence ATGAACCACGTCGTTTACTCGCCGAGTGGATCGCTGATCGCGACCAGCGACGTGCGAATGAACGTGGCGGTCCACCGAGGCGACGAGGTGGTGCTATCGAGGAGCTTCGAAAGCCTTAGCCAGAAGATCCGCCCCACCGACCGGGTGCGCGGACTGCAGTTTTCTCCGGACGACCGCACGCTCTACGTGGCGGCGGGCGATACCCTTCGAGCGATCAATTTAGCGAACGGTCGAGAGACCTGGAGTTACACCCCGCCCCGCTCGTTTGGGTTCCTCATCGTTTCTCCCATCGCCCTTTCCGTCTCCGGGACCGGAGACGTGGCGGCCGCCTTCGATAACGGCAGCATCGCGGTTTGGGACGCGTTCGGCGGTATGCGCGCGCTTTGGCACGATAACGACTCACCAAGGTCGCTCTTCTTCATGAAAGACGGCAGCTTGCTCGCCGGTACCGACAGCTTCAGCCTTTGCGCGTGGGATATCGTCAGCCGGAAGAAGGTGTTCAAGCGTCGCCTCCACGAACGGGTTTTCGGGATGGCGGCAAGCGCCTTTGCCACCGTGGTGGCGACGAGGGCGCTCCGAACGGCTTCGCTTTGGAACCTGGAATCGGGCGAAGAGCTGATGTCGATCTCCGTCGGTTCGGGTCTGCCTTTGGTTGAGTTCCACCCCCGAAAGGAGATTGTGGCGCTCGGCACTCACGACGCGATCGAGATGGTCGATTTCGACGCCTGCCCGTTCGCGCGGTTCTCTATCGAAGACGCGCGCGTCATCTCGATGGCATTCTCACCGGACGGAAACGAACTCGCGGTGGGATGCTCGGACGAGCGGCTCCGGCGATTTCCCTTGTAG
- a CDS encoding PA14 domain-containing protein: MQRLCKIVSTLVVSLVLIGGAAAQTSWIMRGFDTNRTGANDQEKVLKPTNVNSGQFGKLFSRAVDGQIYAQPLIVPGVIIPTKGTFTVAYVATMHDSVYAFDAENAGNGAPLWKRSFVDESKGITTIPYQFLTGFPDIHPEVGIVSTPAVDVANQLLYVVVRTLEGDGNVDASYHQRLYALDLRTGVTKLGPKELTAKVPGTGDGSVNGFVNYDERRQNQRPALVLNAGKLYIASASHGDNGPYHGWILCYDAKTFKLLGSYCSTPNAGLGGFWMSGHAMPIDAQGNLYAVTGNGNFNPLASNFGDSVLKIDGTAMAVSDYFTPYNQANLEGWDADLGSCGAILIPGTNLVVSGSKEGKIYVTDRTNMGHFDAASDDHIYQWWWACNGHMHGTPAFWQGGTGNKNLYAWSEGDTLKGFKFDGSKFTTTPFATSAMQAPPGMPGGFITVSSNGADSSSGIVWTTLPFTGDANWNTVPGVLRAFRATDLTELWNSHIADEDDFGSFAKFNPPVVVNGKVYVPTFSNELAVYGLLPATPPSAPAAVKAEGGSGEVAVTWRTVRGAASYEVRRGPVGGPYVKVGTTTTESLYLDKTVTNGTTYAYVVVAKNPYGTSESSVPSSATPAASIPDAGTGLTAAFYNDPADGRHFVTPALKRLDATVDYDWGDGSPDPLVQTDKFSAQWYGMVSANQTGYYTFQTVSDDGIRLWVRNQLVVDNWTDHGPATDLSKPILLVAGRRYPIQMEFYENGGGAVARLLWNGPGTGGPVAIPTTNLFPYGNTTPPEDGVVDLASQFNIDGMSFAARTQDGDIGFKGQTYAAETMIDTWSVGGTIPVLHVLGPKDVAGKNVIGCDGRTMVVPVYNAQMVSLLGCSVNGFQSGTFKFNYSDGTTLTQTIRFTDWGAPSPRFGEAMAARFSKRHGPAGDVVAITSLYQYRVLTDKTKRLISITLPNNPDIKILSLSIRR; this comes from the coding sequence ATGCAGCGGCTGTGCAAGATCGTTTCGACGTTAGTGGTTTCTTTGGTGCTGATAGGCGGGGCGGCCGCGCAGACGAGCTGGATCATGCGGGGATTCGACACGAATCGAACCGGCGCAAACGACCAGGAAAAGGTTCTGAAGCCTACCAATGTGAACTCGGGGCAGTTCGGCAAGCTGTTTTCTCGCGCCGTGGATGGGCAGATCTACGCCCAGCCGCTCATCGTTCCCGGCGTGATTATCCCTACCAAGGGGACGTTCACGGTGGCGTACGTCGCCACGATGCACGACAGCGTGTACGCCTTCGATGCGGAGAACGCGGGTAACGGCGCTCCGCTTTGGAAACGATCGTTTGTCGACGAATCGAAAGGGATCACCACCATCCCCTACCAGTTCCTAACCGGATTTCCGGACATCCACCCGGAAGTCGGAATCGTCAGCACGCCCGCCGTCGACGTGGCCAATCAGCTTCTCTACGTTGTGGTTCGAACCCTCGAGGGGGACGGAAATGTAGATGCCTCGTACCATCAACGGCTGTACGCCCTCGATCTCAGAACCGGCGTGACCAAGCTTGGTCCCAAGGAGTTGACCGCCAAGGTACCGGGCACGGGCGACGGCTCCGTCAACGGGTTCGTCAACTACGACGAGCGGCGTCAGAACCAACGGCCCGCCCTCGTGCTCAACGCGGGGAAGCTGTACATCGCGAGCGCTTCGCACGGCGATAACGGACCGTATCACGGCTGGATCCTTTGCTACGATGCCAAGACGTTCAAGCTGCTCGGTTCGTACTGCTCGACGCCGAACGCCGGGCTGGGCGGCTTCTGGATGTCGGGCCATGCCATGCCGATCGACGCGCAAGGGAACCTCTACGCGGTAACCGGTAACGGAAACTTCAACCCGCTCGCCTCCAACTTTGGCGATAGCGTCCTAAAGATCGACGGGACGGCGATGGCGGTCTCGGACTACTTCACCCCCTACAACCAGGCCAACCTCGAAGGATGGGATGCCGACCTGGGATCGTGCGGCGCGATCCTCATTCCCGGCACGAATCTGGTGGTCTCAGGGTCGAAAGAAGGGAAGATCTACGTTACCGACCGCACCAACATGGGTCACTTCGACGCGGCGAGCGACGATCACATCTACCAGTGGTGGTGGGCTTGCAATGGCCACATGCACGGTACTCCGGCCTTTTGGCAGGGCGGAACCGGCAACAAGAACCTCTACGCCTGGTCGGAAGGGGACACGTTAAAGGGGTTCAAGTTCGACGGCTCGAAATTTACGACCACCCCGTTTGCTACCTCGGCGATGCAAGCTCCTCCCGGCATGCCCGGAGGCTTTATCACGGTTTCTTCCAATGGAGCCGATTCCTCGAGCGGGATCGTTTGGACGACGCTGCCGTTTACTGGCGACGCCAACTGGAACACCGTGCCCGGGGTTTTGCGCGCCTTCCGAGCTACGGACCTGACCGAACTGTGGAATAGCCACATAGCGGACGAGGACGACTTTGGAAGCTTCGCCAAGTTCAACCCCCCGGTAGTGGTGAACGGCAAAGTGTACGTTCCCACCTTCTCAAACGAGCTGGCCGTCTATGGACTCCTGCCGGCAACCCCGCCAAGTGCCCCGGCCGCCGTTAAGGCGGAGGGTGGAAGCGGCGAGGTGGCCGTGACTTGGCGAACCGTTCGCGGAGCCGCAAGCTACGAAGTGCGCCGAGGCCCGGTCGGCGGTCCGTACGTGAAGGTCGGGACGACCACGACCGAGTCGCTCTACCTCGACAAGACGGTGACCAACGGAACCACGTACGCTTATGTTGTCGTCGCGAAGAACCCGTACGGAACGAGTGAGTCGTCGGTGCCCAGCTCCGCCACTCCGGCCGCCTCTATTCCGGATGCGGGAACGGGCCTCACCGCCGCGTTCTACAACGATCCCGCGGACGGCCGGCACTTCGTCACCCCCGCTCTTAAGCGACTCGACGCGACCGTAGACTACGATTGGGGCGACGGCTCGCCCGACCCGCTGGTGCAAACCGACAAGTTTTCCGCCCAGTGGTACGGAATGGTCTCGGCCAACCAAACCGGCTACTACACGTTCCAAACCGTGAGCGACGACGGAATCCGCCTTTGGGTGCGCAACCAGCTTGTCGTCGACAATTGGACCGATCATGGACCGGCAACCGACTTGTCGAAGCCGATCCTGTTGGTCGCCGGGCGGAGGTATCCGATCCAGATGGAGTTTTACGAGAATGGCGGCGGGGCAGTCGCCCGGCTCCTTTGGAACGGCCCCGGAACGGGCGGTCCGGTGGCGATTCCGACGACTAACCTGTTCCCGTATGGGAACACGACGCCGCCCGAGGACGGGGTTGTGGACCTGGCCTCCCAGTTCAATATCGACGGGATGAGCTTTGCCGCGAGAACGCAAGATGGCGACATCGGATTCAAAGGCCAGACCTACGCGGCGGAGACCATGATCGACACCTGGAGCGTGGGGGGAACGATCCCGGTTCTGCACGTCCTGGGTCCGAAGGATGTGGCGGGGAAGAACGTGATCGGATGCGACGGGCGCACGATGGTGGTGCCGGTTTACAACGCGCAGATGGTGAGTCTGTTGGGCTGCTCGGTCAATGGGTTCCAGAGCGGAACGTTCAAGTTCAACTACTCGGACGGCACCACCCTTACGCAGACGATCCGCTTTACCGATTGGGGCGCCCCCTCGCCCCGATTTGGCGAGGCGATGGCGGCGCGGTTCTCCAAGAGGCACGGACCGGCGGGAGACGTGGTGGCGATCACCTCGCTCTACCAATACCGGGTGCTGACCGACAAAACGAAACGGCTGATAAGCATCACCCTTCCGAATAACCCGGACATCAAAATCCTATCGTTGTCCATTCGACGGTAA
- the ruvC gene encoding crossover junction endodeoxyribonuclease RuvC, with translation MIILGIDPGLERIGYGVIRREGSKLTPIAYGLIQTPRISVPDRVRLIHEQVLEIIDLHHPDSIATERLLFTVNKTTAMDVAKALGVILLASSLRGLPWAEYSPPEVKQSVVGNGNADKKQVQFMVQRILGLEKPPKPDDVADALAIAITHAFRSRIVIPA, from the coding sequence ATGATCATCCTCGGCATCGATCCCGGGCTAGAGCGAATCGGTTACGGCGTCATTCGCCGTGAGGGGTCCAAGTTGACGCCGATTGCTTACGGGCTCATCCAGACTCCGCGTATCTCCGTGCCGGATCGGGTGCGGCTCATCCACGAGCAAGTTCTGGAGATCATCGACCTTCATCACCCCGACTCCATCGCCACCGAGCGGCTTCTCTTCACCGTCAACAAGACCACCGCGATGGATGTGGCCAAGGCGCTTGGAGTCATCCTGCTCGCCAGCAGCCTGAGAGGGCTTCCGTGGGCGGAGTATTCGCCTCCGGAGGTCAAGCAGAGCGTGGTAGGCAACGGGAATGCCGACAAAAAGCAGGTCCAGTTTATGGTGCAACGGATTCTTGGGCTCGAGAAGCCACCCAAACCGGATGACGTCGCGGACGCGCTGGCGATCGCGATCACCCACGCTTTCCGCAGCCGCATCGTCATTCCCGCCTGA
- a CDS encoding MerC domain-containing protein → MKASRVNLDKVGAYASAICAVHCVLTGLALGLLSVVGLDFIGSPITEAFFFFTTVGVGTAAVVHGIRRHHSVLPATIFASGLFCLLVSHFVFGHGHAGEAPSIGGTIFSVLGGFSLVGFHVLNRRLAHTCGCDHCQTGA, encoded by the coding sequence ATGAAAGCAAGCCGGGTGAACCTCGATAAAGTTGGAGCCTATGCCAGCGCGATCTGTGCAGTGCACTGCGTGCTCACCGGGCTGGCCTTGGGGCTCCTCTCGGTTGTCGGACTCGACTTTATCGGCTCTCCCATTACCGAAGCTTTCTTCTTTTTCACTACCGTCGGCGTCGGTACCGCGGCCGTCGTTCATGGGATTCGTCGCCACCATTCGGTTCTCCCGGCGACCATCTTTGCATCGGGTCTCTTCTGCCTGTTGGTGAGCCACTTCGTTTTCGGCCATGGCCACGCGGGGGAAGCGCCTTCGATCGGAGGGACTATCTTCTCTGTGCTTGGCGGCTTTAGCCTAGTCGGATTTCACGTATTGAATCGACGCTTGGCCCACACCTGCGGTTGCGACCACTGCCAAACCGGCGCCTAG